One Aegilops tauschii subsp. strangulata cultivar AL8/78 chromosome 7, Aet v6.0, whole genome shotgun sequence genomic window carries:
- the LOC109785732 gene encoding uncharacterized protein: MARGSAAPVVVAVALAAVLLLLVAPAAEAAGQKKPATAARREDVPYIRCQVCERIAREISAQVAAKQQALPPSKKVPEIEIIDIAENVCNLKKQEADWMLRIDIVEKGDRLELVDQDEEGHCNSECKTIERACQEVMGYADTDVAEFVYTNKPSVDQLIKFVCKDITKACAADPPPVPKDRIPGEPFAAKPSKDAEMEKIMRSMEGMPGAPNMKMYSRDDLMKNNFGVDGDEDDEDDDEEEDNLPKNLGNILKNKGPQKKDLKQQVVKQIKDTGKKLKGHVSKVSKVVKNWWKGKKKPVKSSKSEL, from the exons ATGGCGAGAGGAAGCGCTGCCCCGGTGGTGGTCGCCGTGGCCCTGGCGGCCGTGCTCCTCCTCCTGGTCGCGcccgcggcggaggcggcggggcagaagaagccggcgacggcggcgaggcgggaGGACGTGCCGTACATCCGGTGCCAGGTCTGCGAGCGGATCGCGCGGGAGATCTCCGCGCAGGTCGCCGCCAAGCAGCAGGCGCTCCCGCCCTCCAAGAAG GTGCCGGAGATCGAGATCATCGACATCGCGGAGAATGTGTGCAACCTGAAGAAGCAGGAGGCGGACTGGATGCTCCGGATCGACATCGTCGAGAAAGGCGACAGGCTCGAG CTTGTGGACCAAGATGAGGAAGGGCACTGTAATTCCGAGTGCAAGACCATTGAGCGTGCATGCCAGGAG GTGATGGGTTATGCTGATACCGATGTTGCTGAGTTTGTCTACACAAATAAGCCTTCAGTTGATCAGCTGATAAAGTTTGTCTGCAAAGATATTACCAAAGCATGTGCTGCCGATCCACCACCAGTTCCCAAA GACCGAATCCCCGGAGAACCCTTTGCTGCAAAGCCATCAAAAGATGCCGAAATGGAGAAAATAATGAGGTCAATGGAG GGCATGCCGGGAGCCCCAAACATGAAGATGTACTCCAGAGACGATCTGATGAAGAACAACTTTGGCGTTGACGGTGatgaggatgatgaagatgacgatgAAGAGGAGGATAACTTACCCAAGAACTTG GGAAACATTCTAAAAAACAAGGGTCCGCAAAAGAAAGACCTGAAGCAACAGGTCGTGAAACAGATCAAGGATACCGGCAAGAAACTGAAAGGGCATGTGAGCAAGGTGTCTAAGGTGGTAAAGAATTGGTGGAAAGGGAAGAAGAAGCCTGTGAAATCCAGCAAAAGCGAGCTATGA